One region of Chelonoidis abingdonii isolate Lonesome George chromosome 14, CheloAbing_2.0, whole genome shotgun sequence genomic DNA includes:
- the LOC116836514 gene encoding olfactory receptor 10A7-like, protein MAKPEQVNQTVLTEFILRGFGNLPELQTLLFLLFLIIYIATVAGNFLIFALVVADQHLHTPMYFFLGNLSCLETCCSSTILPRMLAGLLTGDRTISFVGCITQCYFFCSIVGTECLLLLVMSYDRYLAICNPLHYAARMSGRACLQLAGGSWIGGIIGSGISALSISQLTFCGPSVIDHFFCDLIPLLKLSCNDPQLMETLAVTLMLLFSLVPFLLILMSYIYIIATILRIPSTTGRQKAFSTCSSHLFVVSIYYATLLTVYMFPTTNFLSDFKKVLSVAYTVLTPLVNPLVYSLRNKEVQEGLKKACRKCKFGSC, encoded by the coding sequence ATGGCGAAGCCAGAGCAAGTGAATCAAACGGTTCTCACAGAATTCATCCTACGaggatttgggaatctccctgagCTACAGACTCTTCTTTTCCTGCTGTTTCTCATCATCTACATCGCAACTGTGGCTGGGAACTTCCTGATCTTTGCTCTAGTTGTGgctgatcagcaccttcacacccccatgtacttcttcctggggaacttgtcctgcttggagactTGCTGCTcctccaccatcctgcccaggATGCTGGCTGGTCTCCTGACTGGGGACAGGACTATTTCATTTGTTGGCTGCATCACACAATGTTATTTCTTTTGTTCTATAGTTGGTACAGAATGCCTTCTCCTGTTGGTGATGTCTTACGATCGGTATTTAGCGATTTGCAATCCACTGCACTATGCAGCCCGTATGAGTGGCAGGGCCTGCCTCCAGCTTGCAGGTGGTTCTTGGATAGGTGGCATCATAGGTAGTGGCATATCAGCATTGTCAATATCTCAGTTAACATTCTGTGGCCCCAGCGTTattgaccatttcttttgtgatcTCATCCCCCTTCTAAAACTTTCCTGCAATGATCCACAACTGATGGAAACGTTGGCTGTCACACTTATGTTGCTTTTCTCACTGGTCCCATTCCTACTTATCTTGATGTCCTACATCTATATCATTGCCACCATCCTAAGAATCCCGTCCACCACTGGGaggcaaaaggccttttccacctgctcctcccacctctTTGTGGTGAGCATTTATTATGCAACTCTGCTGACCGTCTATATGTTCCCAACCACCAACTTCCTGAGCGACTTCAAGAAAGTTCTCTCTGTTGCCTACACCGTCCTGACTCCCCTGGTCAATCCCCTCgtctacagcctgagaaacaaagaggtcCAGGAGGGCCTGAAGAAAGCTTGCAGGAAATGCAAGTTTGGATCATGCTAA